Proteins found in one Zea mays cultivar B73 chromosome 1, Zm-B73-REFERENCE-NAM-5.0, whole genome shotgun sequence genomic segment:
- the LOC100283765 gene encoding Probable acylpyruvase FAHD1, mitochondrial (The RefSeq protein has 1 substitution compared to this genomic sequence), producing the protein MPAAMAAAAAQRLLAASTKIIGVGRNYIAHAKELGNPVPKEPVLFLKPTSSFLHAGVATAAVEIPEPLESLHHEVELAVVISRRGRDVPEASAMDFVGGYALALDMTARDLQSVAKSAGLPWTLAKGQDTFTPISAVVPKSAVTNPDDLELWLKVDDELRQKGPTSDMLFKIPFLISYISSIMTLMEGHVILTGTPEGVGPVRVGQKITAGITDLIDVEFDVQRRNRSFST; encoded by the exons ATGCCGGCGGCCATGGCGGCTGCGGCGGCGCAGAGGCTCCTCGCGGCGAGCACGAAAATCATCGGCGTTGGGCGCAACTACATAGCCCACGCCAAGGAGCTCGGCAATCCGGTCCCCAAG GAGCCCGTCCTGTTCCTGAAGCCGACCTCGTCGTTTCTCCACGCTGGTGTGGCCACCGCCGCCGTCGAGATCCCGGAGCCGCTCGAGTCGCTACACCACGAGGTCGAGCTCGCCGTCGTCATCTCCCGGCGTGGGCGCGACGTTCCCGAGGCGTCCGCCATGGACTTTGTTGGAG GTTATGCACTTGCTTTGGACATGACAGCAAGGGACCTTCAGTCTGTTGCTAAG TCTGCAGGCCTTCCATGGACTTTGGCTAAAGGACAAGACACCTTCACCCCAATTAGTGCAGTA GTTCCAAAATCAGCTGTCACTAATCCCGATGATCTCGAGCTCTGGCTGAAG GTAGATGATGAACTAAGGCAGAAAGGACCGACAAGCGACATGCTATTCAAGATTCCTTTTCTGATAAGCTATATCAGTTCCATCATGACATTAATGGAGGGTGATGTGATACTAACAG GTACTCCTGAGGGTGTGGGTCCTGTCCGAGTAGGTCAGAAGATTACAGCTGGTATAACTGACCTAATTGATGTTGAGTTCGATGTTCAGAGGCGCAATCGGTCATTTTCCACATGA
- the LOC100283845 gene encoding epoxide hydrolase 2 (The RefSeq protein has 1 substitution compared to this genomic sequence): MAAVRHRQLEANGITMHVAEAGPVNASAPAVLFVHGFPELWYSWRHQMGYLAARGYRCVAPDLRGYGGTTAPPEPTSYTVFHIVGDIVALLDALHLPQVFVVGHDWGAIVSWNLCLLRPDRVRALVNLSVAFMPRRPGVKPLEYFRAAYGDEYYVCRFQEPGLEAEFATFDLKSFFTLALTLRATGSSAMDLRKMQTYSKQMVLPSWLSEEDVSYLASVYSKTGFAGGVNYYRCLDLNWELMAPWTGAKVQVPTKFIVGDGDLAYHHPGVKRYIHKGGFKRDVPMLEEVVVIKGAGHFIQQERAQEISEHIHDYIKKFEACGLPPLRVSKL; encoded by the exons ATGGCGGCGGTGAGGCACCGGCAGCTGGAGGCCAACGGCATCACGATGCACGTCGCGGAGGCCGGCCCCGTGAACGCCTCCGCGCCGGCGGTGCTGTTCGTGCACGGCTTCCCGGAGCTCTGGTACTCGTGGCGCCACCAGATGGGCTACCTCGCCGCGCGCGGCTACCGCTGCGTGGCACCCGACCTCCGAGGCTACGGCGGCACCACCGCGCCGCCGGAACCGAACTCCTACACCGTCTTCCATATCGTCGGCGACATCGTCGCGCTCCTCGACGCCCTCCACCTCCCGCAG GTGTTCGTTGTCGGCCACGACTGGGGCGCCATCGTGTCGTGGAACCTCTGCCTGCTGCGGCCGGATCGGGTGCGCGCGCTCGTCAACCTCAGCGTTGCCTTCATGCCCCGGAGGCCCGGCGTCAAGCCTCTTGAGTACTTCCGCGCCGCATACGGGGATGAGTACTACGTCTGCCGATTCCAG GAACCAGGACTCGAAGCAGAATTTGCTACGTTTGACTTGAAGAGTTTCTTCACATTGGCATTGACTCTTCGGGCAACAGGTTCTTCAGCTATGGACCTTCGAAAAATGCAAACTTACAGTAAGCAAATGGTGCTACCTTCTTGGCTATCTGAGGAAGATGTCAGTTACCTTGCAAGTGTGTACTCAAAAACTGGATTTGCTGGTGGAGTAAATTACTATCGCTGCTTGGACCT GAACTGGGAACTGATGGCGCCATGGACAGGAGCAAAGGTGCAAGTTCCAACCAAGTTCATCGTTGGGGACGGTGACCTGGCGTACCATCACCCTGGAGTGAAGAGGTACATCCACAAGGGCGGGTTCAAGAGGGACGTGCCCATGCTTGAGGAGGTGGTGGTCATCAAGGGCGCTGGGCACTTCATCCAGCAGGAAAGAGCGCAGGAAATCAGTGAGCACATCCATGACTACATCAAGAAGTTCGAAGCTTGTGGTCTGCCGCCACTGAGAGTTTCAAAGCTGTGA